GCACTTCGTGGCGCCCGGCTTCCAGTTCCTGCCGCTGGCCGCCCGGGCCCGGCTGGTCCGGCGCTGGCCGCTCGTCCACAGCCGCCCCGACAGTCCGGAGTCGGCCATGAACGCCGTGATCAACATCGAGCTGCTGACCCGTACCGAGATGCGGTACCTCTTTCCGCGGTCGGTGCTCCTCAGCGAGCGGGTGCTCGGTGCCCCCAAGTCGCTCATAGCCGTGAGAACGGAGACCACATGCTGAACAACCTGGTCAACAGACATGACGCGGACCGGCTCCTGCGCAAGGCGCGCAAACTGGAACTCGACTCCGTGCTGGCCAAGTTGCGGGTGCGGGGCGGCGCCCGGGTGGTGCAGCACTGGTCGCAGGTCGACCCGTCGCTGACCGAGTGGTGGGCGATCCCTTCGGTGATCAAGCGGTGGAACCTGCTGATGACCGGCGACGCGGAGGTGTCCTTCCCCGAGTACGTGGCGGCCAAGCACTTCGCGCCGCGTACCGATCTGCGGGGCCTGTCGCTGGGGTGCGGGACCGGCGGCAACGAGCTGCTGTGGGCGAAGACCGGCGCGTTCTCCCTGCTGGAGGGCGTGGACGTGGCGCCGGAACGCATCGACTTCGCCACCCGCGCCGCCGTCGAGGAGGGCCTGGCCGACACCCTGCGTTTCCGGGTCACCGACGTCAACCGGATGACCGCCGACGGGGAACGCTTCGACGTACTGCTGGGCTTGCAGTCACTCCACCACTTCGACCACCTCGACGAGACGCTGCCGCGACTGGCCGAACTCATCGAGCCGGACGGACTGTTCGTGATCGACGAGTTCGTGGGCCCCACGCGGTTCCAGTGGACGGACGGGCAACTCGACGCGGCCAATGCCCTGCTGGCACAACTCCCCGCGGAGCGGCGGCGGTTGGCAGACGGGCGGATCAAGCGGCGGGTCGTACGGCCCAGTCGGATGTCGATGGTGCTGGACGATCCCTCGGAGGCGGTGGACGCGGCGGCCTTGCTGCCGGGGTTGCGGAGGGAGTTCGAGGTCGTGGAGGAACGGCCGTACGGAGGCACGGTGTTGCACATCGCGTTCTCCGGGATCGCCCACAACTTCCGGGATCAGTCGCCGGAGACGCTGGAGTTGCTGGAGCGGTGTTTTGCCGCGGAGGATGCGGCTCTGGCGGATGTGGGGCATGACTTCGTCGCGATGGTGTGCCGGCGTCGGGCCTAGGTTGAGAGACGCCTCAGGGACCCGGCCTCTTGCGCAAGGCGCCCGGTCGCGCCAAGGCCGCCGCCGCCGCTCGGCTCGCCTCGCGGCCCAGTGCCGCTCGTGAGGTCTCCCGGAGGAGGACCGCCGCACGGAACGCCGCCGTGGACAGACGGCCATGCCTACGGCCGTACAGGCGGACCCGGTTGAGGGTGAGCAGCGTCCACAGCCTTGGTGACACCTGGGAGTCGCCTCCCAGGTGCACCGCCTCGGCGCTCGGTTCCAGCTGGGTCGCATACCCCAGGTCCCCTGCCCTCAGGCAGAATTCCGTCTCCTCCGAGTAGAGGAAGAAGGACTCGTCCCACGGTCCGCAAGCGGCCGCGCACTCCCCCGAGATGGCCATCAGCGCGCCCGTCGCCCAGTCGGCGCGCGTGGGCCGCTCGTACGCGGCCGGGTCCGTGACCAGCTCGCTCAGGGCCGGAAAGCGCCCGGCCCGGGTGTTGCCTATGACCGCCTCGCCCAGCGCCCGCAGCACGGTCGACTCACGGCGCAGCGAGCGATGCGGCACGTCGTGACCCTCCTCGTACAGCAGGGGTACGGCGATCCCGACGCCGCCTCCGAGACTGTCCACCAGGCGTTTGGCGCAGCCCTGCCGCATCCTGACGTCGGGGTTGCAGATCAGCGCCACCCCGTGGTCGCCCGCCGCGCCCAGCGCCGCGTTGATCCCCGCCGCATACCCGGCGTTGCGGCCGGTCTGGACGATGGTGGTGTCCGGGGCCAGTGTGCGCAGGACGTCCACCGTGTCGTCGGCCGAGTCGTTGTCGGCGACGACGAGCCGCCAGTCGAGGCCGGCCATGCCGTCGGGCAGCGCGGCGAGGAATCCGGGAAGCACCGCGGCGCTGTTCCAGGTGACGACGATGACGGCGACGGTGCTCATCGGGACTCCACTAGGTGGGGGAGCTTGGTTTCGGTCGGCGTACGGGGTGCGGGCACTTCGGGGGCCGCCTGCGCCTCGCGGCGGACGAAGCCGAGGTAGCTGCCGCCCGCGCCCAGGACCAGGAAGAACATCCCCGCGTACATGGGGAAGCTGAGCGCGTCGAAGGTGGCGCTGATGACCAGGGCGACCAGGGCCGAGGCGAGGAAGGCCTGGCCGAGTTCGCGGTCCGAGTCGGTGCGGGCGAGGCGTCGGATGGCGCCGCCGGTGTGCATGCCGGTGATGAAGAGGGCGAAGAGGGCGATCAGGCCCAGGATGCCCATCTCGGCGAGGGTGAGCATGTACTGGTTGTCCGTGAAGAAGTAGAGGTCCGGGGTGAAGGTGCCGAAGCCCCGGCCGAACCAGGGGTGTTCGTCGAAGTACGGGACGATCGCGCTGTACTTGACCGTGCGGGCCTGGGTGCTGCTGTCGGAGTTGGACAGGAAGCTGGCGAACAGGTTGGTGATCGTGCCGATCAGGCCGGGGATGATCACCTTGAACACGGCCACCGAACCGAAGACGAGGCCGATCGCGGCCCAGCGGCGCTGCGGCTTCCAGCGGGGAATCATCACCAGGATCACGATGAAGGCGCCGATGATGGACGTCCTGGACACGGTCAGCGGCAGGGCGCCCGCCATGATCGCCACCGGGGCCCAGCGGCGGAGCGCGCCGGCGTGTCGCCGTACCGGGTCGAAGGCCTGGTGGACGGCGAAGGGGACCAGGATGGCCAGCATGCCCCCGAACTCCAGCGGGTGGGCGGTGGTGGAGCGGGGCCGGGTGAAGGAGCCGCGGTCCATGGCGCTGATCCCGGCGGTGCTGGACTGGAGGCCGGGGATGTGGATGGAGTCGGCGATGTTGGTGGCGGCGAAGAAGTCGTAGTAGCCGATCAGGGCGACCACGGTGCCCATGACGACGAGCCGCCGCATCAGGGTCTCCAGCCGGCTGCGCTCCTGGATGCCGGCCGAGGCCAGCACCACCAGCGCCACCCACACACCGAGCCCGATCAGGCCCCGGTCGGCGCCGAGGACCTCCTCGTGCGAGCTCTCCCGGCTCGCGTCCGCCAGGTAGGACAGGAGTACGGCCGCGGCGAGCAGGCACATCACCACGCGGACGAGCCGGGTGCCGCGGGCGGGCAGGATGCGGCCGCCGAGCCAGGTCGCGAGGTACCAGAGGAGGCCGAGGAGGGCGAAGACGTTGGCCGGGGTGCCGACCCCGCCCAGTGCGGGCAGGGTGAGGTTCGACGGGACGAAGAAGGCCAGCGCCAGATAGCCGGTGAGGATCGTGGTCGCGTCCAGGCGCCGTGCCAGCAGCCCCTTGGGCCGCTCGGGGGGACTGGCCCGGTGGCGCCGGGGGACGTATCCGGGCTGGGCGCGCCCTCGGCGCCGTACCACCGCGACGCCCTCGGCCAGGATGGACAGCAGGAACGCGCCGACCATTCCGACGATGACGACCGCCGCGATGTTCTGGTAGCGGCTCTTGGGCTGCGAGACCGGTGTCTGCGGCAGGACGACCGGCGCCGTCTGCACCGCGTAGACCGCGGGCACCTTGGAGGCGGCCTGGAGTGCCTTCAGCTGCTCGCCGGTGAACTTGGTGAGGGTGGTGGTCTCCCGGAGCACCTTCGCCCGGTCGGTGCCGGTGACGCTCAGGGTGAGCAGCGGGCTGTCGGCGTCCGGCGCGAAGCCGACCGTGTACCGGTCCGTGACGCCCCGGGAGTGCAACTCCTTGGCCGAGTCGCTCGACTGGAGCGTCCTGATCAGCACGTCCGCGGTGACGACCAGCGAACCGCCCGCGTTCGACAGCGGGTTGCCGAAGGTCGGCGCCAGGTCGGCGATCGCCGAGGAGTCGAGGAGCGTGACGGAACTCTGGGACTCGTAGGAGACCGGGACGGTCCGGAACAGATACCCGCCGACGAGGACGCTGAGCAGCATGAGCGGCACCATGCAGTACCAGCGCCTGCGCATGATCGCCAGGATGTCACCGAGGCTCATCGGCCCTCCCTTCGGTGCAACCCATGTGATCCGGTGGCGACTTGCCCCGGTTGATGCGAGTATCGGGGCCGACGGAAGGAATCCCCGCTGTGTCGCCTCGTGAGGTCGCCGAAGCGCTGTTGCGCCGCTGGTACGTGCTGGTGTTCGCGCTCGTGCTGACGGCCGCCGGAGCGTACCAAGTGCTGCATCCCGCCCCGCAGTTCCTGAGTTCGGCGGTGGTCGTCCTCAAACCCCCGGTCACGGGGAACCAGCCGAACCAGCTGACGAACCTCCAACCGCCGCTCGCCACCCTCTCGTACGGCGTCGTCCAGCAACTGGAATCGCCCGCCGGGCGCAAGGAGCTGTTGGCCACCGGTGTCCATGGGGCCTACCAGCTGATCCCGCGCAACAGCGGCACCAGCGCGACGCCCCGCTACCTCATCCCCTCGCTCCAGGTGCAGGTGAAGGGCGCCAGTGCCACGGAGGCGGACACGGCGGTCAGCCGGGTCATCGACGTCTACACCAGGCATGTGACCGCCCTCCAGGAGGCCGAGGGGATCCCGGCCGAGGCGCGGATCAGCGCTTCCGTCCTGGTGGCGCCGAGCGCCGCCCCGGTGCAGGGCACCCGGACCCGCGCCCTGGCGGGTACGGCCCTGCTCGGCGGCCTCGGCGGCATCCTGGGCACGCTGTGGTTCGACCGGTTCGCGTCGCGCCGCAGGAGTCGGGAGCCACGTCGTCCTGTGGAGGAGCTCGCCGTGGCGGGCTGAGTGGTTGTTCGCGGGCATCAGATACCGCGGCGCTTCCAGGACTCCCACCACAGCCACTCCCGGCCGCGTTCGGCCACGGCCGACCACACCAGGGGCTGGAGGTACGGCATCACCTTCGGCCCGATCCGTCTGCGCAGCCGAAGCGCCCGGTACTCGGGCAGGGCCCGGTATCCCGGCAGGCACTCCTCGGCGAACGCCACACACTCCTCGACCGGTACGACGCCGGTGCGGCCCCGGTCGTAGGCGCGGTAGGCGCGGCGCAGCGCGTAGCGGGCGAGGCGGGTGTGGACCTGGTCGGCCAGGCGGTCGGCGTCCGGGAGCCGGTCACCGCACTTGGCGAGCACCGAGTCGTAGGCGATCAGCCGCTGGCGCAGGTCGTCGAGCTGTCCGCCGAAGTCGGTGGTGGACATGTTGTTGCCGTGGACGCGGTAGAAGGCCTGGTCGGCGCCGCGGATGTGGCCGACGTCGGCGTGGGCGGCGAGCCGCATCCACATCTCGATGTCGCCGGCGTGCGGAAGAGTCGGGTCGTAGCCGCCGACCTTGCGCTGGAGATCGGTGCGGACGACGACCTCCGGCGAGGTGATGCAGCCGGTGCCCTCCCGGAACCGCCGTTCCAGCCACCACTGTCCGGGGTAGACCGCCGAACCGGTGCTCCGGGTACGGGCCTTGGGCAGCGGGCCCCCGTGCTGGAAGCGCAGCGGACGTCCGTAGGCGAAGCCCGCCTCGGGGTGGGCGTCCAGGAGTGCCGCGGCGCGGGCGAGTGCGCCCGGGACCAGCCGGTCGTCGGCGGAGAGCAGGGCCACGTAGTCCCCGTCGGCCCACTCCAACAGGCCCTCGTTGTAGGTGGCGATGTGGCCCTTGTTGGTCTCGTGGACGTGGACCTCGATCCGCGGATCGGAGGCGGCGAGCTTGCGTGCCGTCTCCGCCGAGTCGTCGGGCGAGGCGTCGTCGATGATGAGCACCCGGAGGTCGACCCCGGGGTTCTCGTCCAGAACGCTGCTCACACAGTCGGCGAGGAAGTGGCCGTACTTGTAGCACGGGATGACAACACTGACGCTGCTCATCGCTGGGGGTAGCCAATCCCCGGTGGTGGCCTCCCGGTCGGGATCGGAGGCCACCACCGGTGGGTTCCGGTCGGTCAGTTCTTCTTCTTGCGGACGGTCTTGCTGGTCAGGGTCCAGGTCTGGGACTTCACCTGCTCGTGGTGCTTGTCCTGGGCCGTGACCCTGACCTTGAACCTCGTGCCGTCCGGCAGCGGACCGGACAGGTGGACGGACACCTTGTGGGTGGCCCGGTTGTAGGAGACGACCGCCGTGACGTGCAGCTTCTTGGCGGCCTTGGCACCCGTGAGGATGGTCAGGTCCGCGTCGACGGACGTCACCTTGGCCTTGGCCGGTACGGCCATGACGAGGGCCTTCTTCGCGTCGGCGGTGTAGGTCACCGTGGACGCGGTCTCCTCCGAGGCCGCCGTCTCCGCCGCCAGGGAGGCGCTGGGGTTGTCGGCGGTGAAGACCGGGCCGACCCAGTAGTTCGCCGAACCGTAGGAGCCGGTCGGGAAGGCCGAGTCGGAGCCGTACTTGTAGAGGCCGTTGTGGTGGGCCGTGGTGTCGGCGGTGGCCGTCAGCGGATAGGACTGGTGGGCCGACGCGAAGTAGCCGCCGTCGACCGCGTAGTGGCCGTTGGGCGCGTGGTAAGAGACGACGTACGCCGTGTCGGCGGTGACCGTCACCGGGGTGGCGAAGGTCAGCGTCTGCCAGCCGGTCGCCGTCTCGTTGGTGAAGGTGCCGCTGGCCAGCAACGTCCCGCTGTCGGTCCACAGGCTTCCGGTGTGGGTGCCCGTGTTGCCGGCGCCCTTGTAGAAGGTGACACCGGTGATCCAGCCGGCCGCCGAGGACGTGAACCGGGTGCCCAGCTCAAGGGAGTTGGGGTCGGCGGTCATGTCCGTGGTGGACGGCACCACCGAGGAACTCCACAGCCCGCAGGGGCAGGTGACCGCGGGCGGGGTGGCGCTGGTGGTGAAGGACCAGGTCACCGGGTCCGCCATCGCGTTGCCCCACACGTCGGATCCCTGCACCGACGCCGTGTACTTGGTGTGCAGCGACAGCTCGGTCGACGGGGTGAACGTCGCCTTGTTGGCCGCGGGCACGGTCACCGAACCCGGCACGGTGTTGCCGTCCGGGTCCTTCAGCGTGAACGTCAGGTTGTCGGAGTCGACGGACGCGCTGAACACGGCCGAGACCGACGCGGTGATCGCGGTGTCGGTCGCCCCGGAGGTCGGGGAGGTGGACGTGACGGTGGGCGGGGTGGTGCTGGCCGTCGAGGTGTCCAGGACCACGTCGACCCAGTAGTTGCTGCCGGAGGCCGCCGAGGTCGGGAAGGCGCTCGTCGAGGTGTAGCGGTAGAGGCCGTTGCCGCCGTCGGTGCCGGACTTCAGTGCCGTCAGCGGCGCGAGACCGGCGTCACTGGCCGCGAAGGTGGTGTCGTAGGAGTAGCCGCCGTTGGGCGCGAAGTACGAGGCGACATAGGTGGTGTTGGCCTTCACGGTGACCGGGGTGGCGAAGTTGAGCTGCTGCCAGCCGGAGGCCGACTCACCGGTGAAGGTGCCCGTCGCGAGCAGCTTGCCGTCCTTGGTCCACAGGTTCCCCTTGTGGGTGCCGGTGTTATAGGGCGACTTGTAGAAGCGGACGGCGGTGATCGAACCGGCCACCGTGGTACGGAACTTGACGCCGAGCTCCACCGAGCCGCCGTCACCGGCGTTGACGGTGCCGGGCACGGCCGTGGCCGGCCAGACGGTGCACGGGCAGGCCTGGGGGCCGACCGTGATCGGGATCGTGGTGACGGCGCCGATGTTGACGCTGTCGTCGACGGCACGGACCTTGATGGAGGCCGAGCCCGGGGTCGTCGGGGTCCAGCTGTAGGTCCAGGAGGTGAGCCCGGTCGCGGCCTGCCAGGTCGTACCGCCGTCCGTGGACACCTCCACGCGGGCGACGACGCCGCCGGAGTCGGTGGCGGTGCCCTTGACGGTGACCGGCTTCAGTGCGGGCACGGTGACCCCGGAGGCGGGGCTCGTGACGGTGATGGCCGGGCCGGTGGTGTCGGTGGACTTGGTGGCGGCGACGAGACCGCTTTGCAGCGTCAGCGGCTGGACGCCCATGTCGGCGAGGATGTTCACCGTCGCCTGCTGCATCCGGGCGTCCTCGGTGACGACCTGGTCCTCCGGGTTGTACGTCGGGAGGTTCGTCAGGCCCCACGACCACTGCACGGTCCCCGCCCCGAACACCAGGGCCTTGGAGTCCTGGTCGCGGAAGGCCACGAGGTTGTGCTTCGCGGTGCCGTTGCCGTAGGTGTTGCCCCAGTCCATGCGCAGCTTGCCGTCGTTGATGTCCACGGTCGTGGACGACAGATCGATGGCCCCGGCGGGTCTGGTGGCGTTGTCGATGTCGCTGTCCCACTCGTAGCCGAGGGTGCCCTCCGGGAAGGTGGCCGTCTGGCTGGAGGTGAGGTTGGCGATGGAGGTGTTGCGCCACAGCCGGTTCTTGCCGTACGAGCCGGGGACCGTGATGGCGTCGGCGCGGTAGCCGTTCACCGTGAACATGGAGCCGGTGAGGATGTTCGGCGGCTGGTAGGACTGCCCGTACTGGGTGCTGGTCGGGTCCATCCAGGTGCCGGTCCACTCGCCGCTCGGGTCGGCGATGCCGTTGTTCTGGGCCATCTTGGTCATCTTGTAGCAGACCAGGGTGCGGTTGCTGGTGCTGGTGCCGTCGATGCTCGGGGTGAGCCGGGTCTTCCAGAACACCTCGTTGCCGCTGAAGAAGGCCTCCTGCACACCGGCCTTCCGGGCGGCGAGGACCTTGGAGTACTGGTCCTGCGTCCAGTACTCGTCATGCCCGGAGGACAGGTACACCTTGTGGTTCTTCAGCAGCGTCTCACCGCGCGTGGAGACGTCCACGCCGGACAGATAGCTGACGTCGTAGCCGTTGCGCTCCAGCCACGCCAGCATCATGTACTCGGAGCCGTAGATGCCGTTGTCGCCGCCGATGTCCAGCGGCCGGTTGTAACTGACCTCGTAGGCACGGCCGTCGGGCGCGGGTCCGGCACCGCCGTAGAGGTCCTGGCCGCCGTAGTCGTTGTAGGCCTGCCAGGTCTGGTCGCTGGTCTGCACGACGACGGCGGAGGTGCTGGAGTCCTTGCGGACCACGAACGGGTAGGGCATCAGACCGTCGCCGTCGGTCTGTGTCAGGTTCGCGATGTAGAGGCCGGACACGGCGTCGCTGGGCACGGTCCAGGTCTGGGTCACCGGCCAGTTGCCGCAGTCGACCAGACCGGTGGCGGCCTTCTTGGTGCAACTGGCCGGGTTGGAGGTGTAGTTGGCGGGATAGACCGTCGCCGCCTGCGCCGCCGTCGACATCAGACGCGCGCCGTCACCGCCGTACCAGCCCAGCCGGTAGATCTCGATGCGGTACGAGGTCTTCGACTGGACCTTGAACTGGAGGCTGTCCCCGGCCTGGACGCTCTCCTTGGTGGTGAACCCCTGGATGTCGCCATAGGAGTTGGGCGAGTACCAGTCGGTCGACGGGCTGCCGGCCTTGGAGTTCTCGCAGACGATCGGATTCGAGCCGGATCCGCACGGATCGGCTGCCGCCTGGGCGGATCCGGCCTGTGGGAGCACCGCCCATATCAATGCTGCTGCAACGGCGAGGCGCACGCCCCAGAACCGTCTGCTCCATCTGTTCATGTGTACCTCTCAGCGGTGCTGTGCAGGACCGACCCGTGCGGGTGGGGTGAAGCGGGGACCAGTCAGCCGGCGAGCGCGTCGGTGAGCGTCTCCACGACGCGCTGCTGCTGGTCGGGGGTGATCTGCGGGAACAGCGGCAGCGACAGGATCCGGTCCGCCGCCTGCTCCGCGCTCGGGAAGTCGCCGCGCTCATGGCCGAGTTGGGCGTACGCCGGGGTGAGATGGACCGGTGCCGGATAGTGCACCCCGGCGCCGATGCCCTCGGCGTTGAGCTTGCCGACGATGTCGTCCCGGTCGGCGTCGGCGACCTGGACGACGTACAGGTGCCAGACATGGACGTTGCCGGCGGCCGTCACCGGCAGCACGATCCGGCCGGTGTCCGCGAGGGAGGCGAGCAGGTCGTCGTAGCGCGCGGCCGCCGCCCGCCGGGCCGCGTTGCCGTCCGCCAGCCGCTTGAGCTTGGCCCGCAGGACAACCGCCTGGAGTCCGTCGAGCCGGCTGTTGAACCCGGGCACGTCGTGCCGGTACTTGGCGACGCCACCGTGGTTGGCGAGGGCGCGCACCAGGTCGGCCGCCGACTCGTCGTCGGTCAGCACGGCGCCGGCGTCGCCGTAGGCGCCCAGGTTCTTGCCGGGGTAGAAGCTGGTCGCCGCGATGCCGGCGGTGCCGGGCGTACGGCCGTCGCGGGTCGCGCCCTGGCACTGGGCCGCGTCCTCCACGACCCGTACACGGTCGGGCAGTTGCCTTGCGAGTGCGTTCACCTCGGCCATCTGGCCGTACAGGTGCACCGGCACCACGGCCCGGGTCTTCGGGCCCACCGCGGCCAACGCGGCCCGGGGGTCGAGGAGATGGCTGTCGGGCAGGCAGTCCGCGAGGACGGGACGGGCGCCGATCCGGGCCACCGCTCCGGCGGTGGCGATGAAGGTGTTGGCGGGTACGACGACCTCGTCACCGGGGCCCACGCCGCTCACGCGCAGGGCGAGTTCGACGGCGTCGGTGCCGTTGGCGACGCCCACGACATGCGCGACCTCGCCGAAGTCGGCGTACTCCCGCTCGAACTGGCGCACCTCGTCGCCGCCGACGAAGGCGGTGTGGGCGAGGACCCGTTCGAAGCCGGCCCGCACCTCCTCGGCGACCTCCTCGTGGGCCGCCTTCAGGTCCACGAGCGGTATCTGGTTGTTCACGTGGCCGGTCCCCCCATAGTTCGTGTCACAAGTTCCGCCAGCGCCGCGGCGCCCGCCTCGCGCAGCCGCCGGGCCGGGCTCCCCACCCAGACCTCGCCCGGCGGTACGTCGCCGAGCACACCGCTGCCCATGCCGATCTGCGACCAGGCGCCGATCGTGGTGCCTTCCCTGACCAGGGCGCCGGAGCCGACGTAGGCCCCCCGCTCCAGCCGTACTCCCCCGCCCAGCCGGACGCCCGCGGTGAGTGTCGCGAAGTCCTCGATCACGTCGTCGTGGGTGAGGACGACGTGCGGCATCACCGCGACATGCGCGCCGACGCGCACCGCGGCGGTGAGCACGCAGTGCGCGAGCAGCACCGAGCCGGGGCCGATCACCGAGGTGCCGGACACCACGGCCGTCGGGTGGACGACGGTGGCGTACCGCTCCTCGGGCAGAGCGAACCGGCGGACCAGCCGGGCGCGGGCCGCGTAGTCCCGCGGATTGCCGACGCACACCACGACCTGGGCCTCGGGCAGTTCGTGCACCAGGTCGCCGCCGCCCAGCACGGGGACACCGTCCACCTCGGTGCCGTGCAGGGCGGGGTTGTCGTCGAGGTGTCCGAGCAGCGTGAACTCGCCCGCGTCCCGCACGGCCTGTGCGGTCTCCCGGGCGAAGCCACCGGCGCCGACGATCACAAGTCCGGTCATCCACGGGCCTGTTCGCGCAGAGCGGCCACGACGCGGTCCTGCTGGGCCTCGGTCATCGTGTGGAACAGCGGCAGGATCAGCGAGTCCCGGGTGATTCGCTCGGTGACGGGCAGCGGGGTGTGCGGGTGGTCCGCGTAGGCGGGTTCGAGGTGTGCGGCCATGATCCCGCGCCGGGCGGAGACCCCGGCGTCGGCGAGCGCGCCGAGCAGTTCGTCGCGGCCGACGGGGAAGTCCTCGTCCAGCAGCACCCAGTAGGACTGGAAGTTGGACTGGCCGTGCGCGGGATCGCGTACGGCGGTCAGGCCGGGGACGTCGTGCAGCAACGCGTCGTAGCGGGCGGCCAGTTCTCGGCGGCGGGCGATCATGGCGTCGAGCTTGCCGAGCTGGACCAGGCCGATCGCGGCCTGGACGTCGGTCATCCGGTAGTTGAAGCCGACTTCCAGGTAGCTCTCCATCACCGGCTTGTTGCTGGCGTGGCGTTCGGCCGCCGAGGCGTTCATGCCGTGCTCGCGCAGCCGGCGCAGCCTCGCGGCCCACTCGGCGTCGTCCGTGGTGAGCATCCCGCCCTCGCCGGCGGTGACGAGCTTGCGGGGGTGGAAGGACCAGGCGGCCAGCAGCGCCCCGTGTCCGACGGGCTTGCCGCCGACCGTGGAGCCGATGGCGCAGGCCGCGTCCTCGACCAGGGGCAGGTCCCAGTCGGCGCAGACGGACCGCAGCGCGGTCACGTCGGCCGGGACGCCGCCCTGGTGAACGGCCAGTACCGCCTTGGTCCTTGCCGTCCGGACCGCGTCCACGGTGGCCGGGGTCAGATTGCCGGTGGCGAGGTCGACGTCGGCGAACACCGGCTCGGCGCCGACGTACCGTACGGCGTTGGCGGTCGCGATGAAGGACAGCGAGGGCACCACGACCTCGTCGCCGGGCCCGAGACCGAGGGCGACGAGGGACAGGTGCAGGGCGGTGGTGCAGGAGCTGACGGCGATGCCGTGCTCGGCGCCGACCCGTTCGGCGAAGGCCTTCTCGAAGGCGGCGACGCGGGGGCCCTGGGCGACCCAGCCCGACAGCACGGCGTCGGAGGCGGCCTTGGCCTCCTCCTCGCCGAGCCACGGGATCATCACCGGGATGCGGTCGGCGCTCACTTGGCGGACTCCTTGGCGGCGGAGCGCTCCGCGCGCCACCACTCGACGAGGTCCTTGAGACCGGTACGCAGATCGATCTGTGCCGTGAACCCGAGCCGCTCGGCCGCCTGCGAGGTGTCGGCGAGCCGCCGGCTCACGCCGTTGACCGCGCGGGCGGGACCGTGCACCGGCTCCAGCCCTTCGGCGCCCATCGCCTCCAGCAGGCCGTCGGCGAGTTCGCGCAGCGAAGTCTCCGTGCCGCTGGCGACGTTGAACACCTCGTCGGTGATCTCCGACTCGGCGGCCAGCACATTGGCCCTCGCGATGTCACGGACGTCGACGAAGTCCATCGTCTGGGTGCCGTCGCCGAGGATCAGCGGCGGCTCGCCCGCCTCGATGCGCTCCATCCAGCGGATGAGGACCTCGGTGTAGAGGCCGTGGATGTCCATCCGGGGGCCGTAGACGTTGAAGTAGCGCAGTGCCACGTAGTCCAGGTCGTACATGGCGTGGAAACTGCGCAGCATGCCCTCGTTGAAGGCCTTCG
This DNA window, taken from Streptomyces sp. NBC_00663, encodes the following:
- a CDS encoding SAM-dependent methyltransferase, whose protein sequence is MLNNLVNRHDADRLLRKARKLELDSVLAKLRVRGGARVVQHWSQVDPSLTEWWAIPSVIKRWNLLMTGDAEVSFPEYVAAKHFAPRTDLRGLSLGCGTGGNELLWAKTGAFSLLEGVDVAPERIDFATRAAVEEGLADTLRFRVTDVNRMTADGERFDVLLGLQSLHHFDHLDETLPRLAELIEPDGLFVIDEFVGPTRFQWTDGQLDAANALLAQLPAERRRLADGRIKRRVVRPSRMSMVLDDPSEAVDAAALLPGLRREFEVVEERPYGGTVLHIAFSGIAHNFRDQSPETLELLERCFAAEDAALADVGHDFVAMVCRRRA
- a CDS encoding glycosyltransferase family 2 protein, which encodes MSTVAVIVVTWNSAAVLPGFLAALPDGMAGLDWRLVVADNDSADDTVDVLRTLAPDTTIVQTGRNAGYAAGINAALGAAGDHGVALICNPDVRMRQGCAKRLVDSLGGGVGIAVPLLYEEGHDVPHRSLRRESTVLRALGEAVIGNTRAGRFPALSELVTDPAAYERPTRADWATGALMAISGECAAACGPWDESFFLYSEETEFCLRAGDLGYATQLEPSAEAVHLGGDSQVSPRLWTLLTLNRVRLYGRRHGRLSTAAFRAAVLLRETSRAALGREASRAAAAALARPGALRKRPGP
- a CDS encoding O-antigen ligase family protein, whose amino-acid sequence is MSLGDILAIMRRRWYCMVPLMLLSVLVGGYLFRTVPVSYESQSSVTLLDSSAIADLAPTFGNPLSNAGGSLVVTADVLIRTLQSSDSAKELHSRGVTDRYTVGFAPDADSPLLTLSVTGTDRAKVLRETTTLTKFTGEQLKALQAASKVPAVYAVQTAPVVLPQTPVSQPKSRYQNIAAVVIVGMVGAFLLSILAEGVAVVRRRGRAQPGYVPRRHRASPPERPKGLLARRLDATTILTGYLALAFFVPSNLTLPALGGVGTPANVFALLGLLWYLATWLGGRILPARGTRLVRVVMCLLAAAVLLSYLADASRESSHEEVLGADRGLIGLGVWVALVVLASAGIQERSRLETLMRRLVVMGTVVALIGYYDFFAATNIADSIHIPGLQSSTAGISAMDRGSFTRPRSTTAHPLEFGGMLAILVPFAVHQAFDPVRRHAGALRRWAPVAIMAGALPLTVSRTSIIGAFIVILVMIPRWKPQRRWAAIGLVFGSVAVFKVIIPGLIGTITNLFASFLSNSDSSTQARTVKYSAIVPYFDEHPWFGRGFGTFTPDLYFFTDNQYMLTLAEMGILGLIALFALFITGMHTGGAIRRLARTDSDRELGQAFLASALVALVISATFDALSFPMYAGMFFLVLGAGGSYLGFVRREAQAAPEVPAPRTPTETKLPHLVESR
- a CDS encoding glycosyltransferase family 2 protein, which translates into the protein MSSVSVVIPCYKYGHFLADCVSSVLDENPGVDLRVLIIDDASPDDSAETARKLAASDPRIEVHVHETNKGHIATYNEGLLEWADGDYVALLSADDRLVPGALARAAALLDAHPEAGFAYGRPLRFQHGGPLPKARTRSTGSAVYPGQWWLERRFREGTGCITSPEVVVRTDLQRKVGGYDPTLPHAGDIEMWMRLAAHADVGHIRGADQAFYRVHGNNMSTTDFGGQLDDLRQRLIAYDSVLAKCGDRLPDADRLADQVHTRLARYALRRAYRAYDRGRTGVVPVEECVAFAEECLPGYRALPEYRALRLRRRIGPKVMPYLQPLVWSAVAERGREWLWWESWKRRGI